Within Spinacia oleracea cultivar Varoflay chromosome 4, BTI_SOV_V1, whole genome shotgun sequence, the genomic segment AACACCTTCCAATAGACGAATTTACGGATCTAGAAGCAGCAATTTAGCACAACAAAAGTGGAGAAGAAGTGATTAGCGTGGGAAATGAAGAACATTACTCCTCCATCCATGTTTCATTCTGGTAATTCTTCTTTTTTGTCTTTATTCCTTTTACGCCATTTTTCCTCCAACCGTAGACTCGCTGCCATTGATGACCCTCAATTGTTTCTTCAATCTGTTAGAGAACATTGCAAATTAGGGTTTTCGGATTTGAAACTCCCCATTTCCCTCTTCCATCAATTGACCTCTTTGCGTCCTCTCCCTTCTATTATCGTTTTCAATCAGCTCTTTACTGCCATGAATAAATTGAAGCGTCTTCATCCTCATTCCACCATTGTTACTCTTTCCAAAAAGCTTGAGTTTTTGGATATTCGACCCAACAGGCATTCTATTGGTATTCTTGCCAATGCTTACTGTCATCTAGGCCATGTCGATTTCGGGTTCTCTCTCATGGGTAAAAGCCTTAAGCTTGGTTATCCCCCAAATGATTTTACCTTTAACACCTTAATCAATGGCTATATCCACTGTGATATGCTTCCTCAAGCTGCTCAATTATTGGATCAAAGGTTTCCAACCTGACATTGTTACCTTTGGTGCTGTGTTCAAAGGCCTTTGTAAGATTGGTGATAATTCTGCTGCTCTCAGATTGCTTGATAAAATGCAATCAGATGGTCATTGTAAGCCTAACCTTGTCATATGTAGCACTATTATTGACAGTCTTTGTAAGGACAGACTCTTAAAAGAGGGCTTAGACCTGTTCTCTTCTATGAAAACTCAGGGCATTCAACCTAATGTGGTCACTTATAACTCATTGGTTCGAGGCCTCTACAATTCCGGCTCTCGGGAGAGGCTAAGGCTGTATTGGATGAGATGatacaaaaaaatatacaaccAAATGTTAAGACCTACAACATGTTGGTTGACATGTTCTGTAAAGACGGGAGTGTTGATGAAGCACAGGCAATTCTACGGCTTATGGTTGAAAGAGGTGTAACTCCCGACATCATTACTTACAATTCTTTACTCGATGGTTATTGTCTGCGTGGCCAGATGGAAGATGCCCAAAAGTTACTTGGTCTCATGGAACAAAGTGGTTATGAGCCTGATCTTTTCAGTTTTAATACTATGATTAATGGATATTGCAAGGCTAAGAACATAGACAAGGCCCTGAACATTTTCCAAGAACTGTGTCAGAAAAGGATAACACCTGATGTTGTAACCTATAACACTCTTATTGATGGCTTGTGTAAATGCAGTAGACTTACACGTGCGCGCCAGATATTTACAGAAATGCGAGCTCAGGGAGTTGCTCCAGATGTTTTCACGTATAGTTCGTTGGTTGATGGCCTATGCAAAAGTGCACGGCTTGATGAGGCAGTAGCAATACTCGAAGATATGGAAGACAAGGGCATTAAACCTACTACTGTCACCTACAATATCCTAATGGATAGCTTGTGTGAGGCTGGAAAGCTTAAAGATGCAGCAAATATCTTCTTTGATCTTGTATTGAAGGACTTGAAGCCTGATATTAAAACATACAATATTATGATTAAAGGCTTCTGCGAGAAAGGATTAATGGATGAAGCTGATGTAGTATTGAGAAAAATGGAGGAAGATGGTTGTTCCCCCGATGATGTCACTTATAATATGATCGTCAAAGGATTTATTCTCAATAATGACTTAACGAAAGCATTTTACTATTGTAATATTATGGTTAGCAAAGGATATGAAGCTGATGCAGACACTTTCTCAATGTTTGTTGATCTCTTGTCTTCTGATAACTTAACTTACTCGTCCAAGAGTCAGCTGCAGAAGTTCCTTAAATAACTCAAAGTTGAATATAACATGATTGTGAATCATGGGGAGATTTTGGAGCTGTGATGACTGATGATCAATCAATACCTATGAATAATCAAAAGCGTTGGTACGTATGTGTAAATTTGCAGTTAAACATTCTGATTTAGGAGGAGTTTAGATTGCAGTCTTTGTAGCAGTTACCTATGGCCTTGAATCATTGTTATGTTGCATATATCTCTGTTTCTCTTGGTTACAGAAGCTGATATAGATGGTCTATGATATGACTATATGATTTCTTCACCTTTTATCGATGAGGTTTATCGTAATAGCATAATTCTGGTGTTATTGATATGGTCATGAATAATTAAATACTGTCTAATGTATCAGTTGTTGCTGGAAAGTAGAAGTTTCCGAAGCAGCATAGATAGCTGAAAAGCAGGGGAATATTGAGAACCACCCTTCTGAATCTGAATCATGCAGATGGGGGAAAACTATATCTGTAATTCTGTACAGCGTTGATTTATCTATGGGTTAATTAATACATCCTTAATTGAGGATAAAAACTCCAAACATTAGTGTTGCAACTATATATCTGAAACAAACCAAATTCTGTAGTATACTTGTTTTGACCTTGTATTTGAATAAATTTCTTATATATAGTTGCAGATCACATTGTTGAATTATCAAGGAAATTAGGGGTAAAAGTTCAGTTTTCGGTTTTAGATTAAGGCCCAAACCGAATCCAAACTGAACTAATTCGGTTTTCATTTTTTGAAACCGAATCCAAaccaaataaccttttaattcaaatcaaaccaaattggatttttaattttcagcCCAATACAAACCATAAAATCGAATTATCATGGGCCTTTTAGTTGGGCCTTTTTTGGGCCTATATTATACCAAATTTTAGCCAATTTTCGGGCCTTTGTTATACTTTTTAGCCAAGTTCGGCCTTTTCAGTTTTAGTTCGGTTTATTCAGTTTCAGACTTTTCTGTCCAATCCAAAccataaaatcaattttttaaaaaaacttagTCCAAACCGAACCGTATAGAAAAAAAAACCGAACCAAATTTCTTATTCGGTTTTCGGTTTTCGGTTTTCGGTTTTCGGTTTTCGGTTTTCGGCTACCAAACTTTCGGATTTATATAATTCTATAACAGGAAACCAGCCTAAGAGTAATTCTGTAATTGCTAACTTTGAACTTTGTAACAATATCTAACTAGTGATTAGCCATTCGAAGTATGAATGCAgatttttagtttgatttttagTGATTTCAACATCATGTTTTCGTGTTCAATAATCGCTTACACTTATTTATTATCAAATGCTATTACACAACTGCAGTTCATAATTATGGGAAAAATATATGCGAAGAACTTGGTATATTTTTCTAAACACACATGACAAAATTAGTGGATAATAAAATGCGTAGAACTTCATAATAGttaatgaatgaatgaattaaaCATAATTATCGACTAAAATCTGCGATAATACTTGGATAATTAACAATCTTAAAATATGTAACACTTTCTAAAATACAAGAATATAATGTACTTAATTAAGCCTTAAGCACGGGCATCTCGGGAGTAACAACATCCTCGGGAATGAAATGACCCCAAAACTTGTGGTTCTTCCAGACAAGAGTCATCTCTTCAATAGGAACATTCTTGGTCTCGGGCAACAAGAAATAGATGAATATGGTCATAATCACCACGAAGAAGGCGAAGAAGATGAAGAGTCCAAACTTTAAGGCACATAGCATTGGGAGGAAAGCTTGGGCTATAATAAAGGTGAATATCATGTTAACTGATACATTGATACTCTGTGCAGCAGATCGGACTTCGAGAGGGAAGATTTCACTAGGGACGAGCCATCCTAGAGGTCCCCATGACCATGCGAATCCAGCTACATAGATGCATATAAATAATACAACTACAATTGCGTACCATTCTGGCAAATTTGTTGCATCCCCTGTCACTCCAAATTTCCATCCGATGAATGATGCTACTAGGATCTGACAATGCAAAGCAACAAAGGTAAGTCGTCAATTAATTAAACAGTCAATTAATGTTACTATTAATTAAATTAAGATGGAAGAAATTGATTTGATTACCTGAAGAACAAGCATTTGAATGCCACCCTGAAGGAAGAGAGAACGCCTTCCCCACTTATCAACACCGTAAATGGAGACCAAAGTAGCAACAACATTAACGCCACCAGTAATGACAGCTGACATAAGGGAGGCATCATTTGCAAATCCAATTGTTTGAAACAAAACAGGTGcataaaacataatcacatTGATCCCGGTAAGTTGTTGAAACATAGGAATCGCAACAGCGAATATGAGAGGAGGTCGATATTGTCTATTTCTTAAGAGGCTTCTCCAAGGGTCTTCCACCTTCATGGAGGTTTCACTAGCTGTAACTAGGTCTTGGAATTCAGCGTCAACATTGTCTACCCCTCGGATTTTTAACAGTTGTTTCTTAGCTTCATCGGGTTTACCTCTTTCAATGAGGGAGTTGGGGGTTTCAGGAAGGATTAAAGAACCAACAAGAATAATGAGAGCAGGAACCATAGCTCCTCCGAGACTCAACCTCCAGCCAATGTGATCAACTTTGACAAATACGTAGTTAAGGAGATTGGCTATGAGGATTCCTATTGTAATTGTGAGTTGGAACATCATGTTTAGCGCGCCTCGGTGCTTGTAAGGTGCCATCTCCGATAGAAACACAGGTACTGACTGCAAATATTATCCAACAACCAATAATTTACTTAGTTTAATTTTATGAACAAATCTCAACTTACcattacaattacaaatatTGGTTGTATATATATGTGCATGATATAGCAATGAGTATAAATTAGAAACCGTAACTCTATCAATATTCATATATCATATATAGGTCAGGAACTAATCGAACTATTATTTGGTTATACTCCATGTGTAATAATGCATTAATTAACGCTTTGATATAAATTGTTTCTTAATAAGCTACGTAGTACTTCAAAATATAATGCAATATCGatatcaatatcaatatcaatGTCATATTACATACGTAGTATCAAACTAACTGGTTATATAGTTATATATGCATAATTCATTAACACTTTGATATAATCATATAAATCGTTTCGTAATCTACGTGGTACTTTAAGATAGAATGCAATTGTGCTTAAAAACAAGAGTTACTCCGAATGTTCTGCCACTAATAGTAATCTCTCGAGTAAAACATATTGCAATTCCAATTACTAAACAGAAAAAATATTGGTTACGGAGTCGATACCTGATTAGCGAAGCCAATGCCAAAACCAAGAAGTATACGGCCGATTATAAGCATGGCAACGTTTTGAGCAGCGGCATTAACAACAGCACCGACAAGGAAGAGGAGACCTCCCGCAAACATGGATCGCTTACGGCCCCACTTTCTTGTGACCGTGGATGCCACAATAGAAGCTACTAATGCAGCCAAGTATAAAGAGGATGTGAACATAGTTAATTTGACGCTATTGAATTTACAATACTGGTTCGTCCCAGAATCCGCCATCTGTTGTCTATAAACTGAAGGGAAGAATTTCTCCAAAAACATAGGCATTGATGTAACTCCACCTGCATATATGACAATTATATTATGTTCATTGACGTATCTAATAACACACTTGCGATTAATACTCTTACTTGGCATCCGAAATTTACTAATTAAGCGAATAACACTAATCAATTCAAGCCAtgcaaattaaattaaaccctgttaatctaataattcaataaatcaAATAGATACCTGAAATCCCGATGTCATAACCGAAGATCAAACCTCCGGCAGCCGCAAGAAGACAACTCAAAAAGACGTAACCAGTTAATTTTCCTGGATAGTCTTTACCTACTTTTCCACTGTCAACAATTATTCCACCGGccattatttattttatctctAAGTTTGATCGATAGAAAATATGGATGAGTAAAATAAGGCACAAAGTGTCAACGTATTTATAGTACCGTACTTTCCTAATCCTACTCGACATATAATaggaaactaattaattaataattcgaacctataataaaaataagaaacatAACATAAATATAACTCTTACTCTCCTAATTCTATCCGAACAAGAAGTAAAACGGAATTTACAAGGAGCACAGCCAAGAATTTTCGTTTAGTCACTAACTTCTATCTTTatggatttcttttgttttggtttttgcGTAGAGTAGGTTGttggaaatttattttaattaaaacactagagtttttttttagggaaagttattttttagttattaatttattggttaCTAATTGTTAGTACAAGctggataatatttattatagtaTTTTTGAGAGAATAAATTATATCCCgtataatattttaatattcttAAAATAAGTTACTATGTGATCTTACGTTATACTCTGTAAAATGTACGAAGAGCTAGAAATATCTTATTGTATAGAACGATACACCATCAATTGGTGGTGTGACGCGTTTACACGAAAAATACAAGATTGTCGCCCGGCGAGTAACTGAATATAGAATACATGCGTCACTAATTTATCAAAGATTCTCCTGACTCCTTGTATCAGTGTTAAGGTCACCTTGCCTATACTATAGGGTCGCGGGGATCAAACTCTACTACGAAACAGAAACATAAATAATTAGAATTACGTAGTATTATTTACTATTCTTACGAGCCTTGCTACGAAACAGAAACATAAataattagattttttttgaCATACAAAATAATTAGAATTATCTAGTATTATTTACTATTCTTATTGTTTAGAGTTACTTACTCATATTGTTTAGGGTTACTTACTCAtattgtttagaaattatagttaCTACTATGATTTTTGAGGTTATTCGCATGATTTAAGTTAGTTGACACATTTTTCACTAACTATGTTTAAAAAATACCCTACTATCTACTACTAacacctaataaattaataagtcaattaaattgtcTAAAACTATTTACTAGTCAAAGCGGATCAAGTATCAAGGGACGGAGGGAATGAGAAACTACAAAAATTGGACTGTCTCCTCGTCCTTGTATAAATCAAGTTCAAGATCCGTGGATACTAACCCGACCCATTAaatcaaacaattttttttacaagTTGGGAAATCCAGCCAGTCCAAGTCCAGGCCCATAAAAACAAAACCCATTTTTTCAAGATTTTTTCTCATTAGACCATCTCCCCTAAAAAAAACCTTAGCCAACTTCTCTTACTTTCACTCTGAGCTGAAGATATCTCCAACAAACAAAGCTCCACACCAACAATGGCTCACTCATATGTGGCGTTACAGCCTTCGTCAACTACTCCACGACTCAACGCTTCCATCTTCGACCACCACTCGTCTTCTCGCTCCTTCgactctcactttctctctcttccgttCAAGCCTCTCTCCACCAGGTAATTTTCTTTTGCTAAAACCTCAagatttgattgattgattgaatgattgttgttgttgttgcttaatTGTAGTTTTTTCGTCAATTTTTGGTTAGGGTTTTGAAATCGAGTAATTCTTCCGAGAAAATTCGTCGAAGTTCGACGGTTAAGGCTGTGTATTCGGATGGATTTGGAACTCCGAGGCGAAATGAACGCGGTGGAATTTGGTCAATTAGGTAGGGTTTGGTTTATCGATTTGATTATTGTTGCTGTATGtgtaatttgttgaatttaattGCCAATTGAAGCATGGAGTGGTGAacttttgaattgaattttgtagAGATGATCTGTTGGTTCCGTCTTCCCCGTTTGTTCCTGCTTATGCGGGACAAGGACCGCCTCCTATGGTACAAGAAAGGTTCCAAAGTGTGATTACTCAGTTATTTCAATATGTAAGGgttttttgaattattttttttgttttagctcttaatgattaaaattagaAATCTGTTTAGCTCATTTCAATGTATTTTCTGCTGTTGTTGGTTTGTCGTAGAGAATAATTCGATGTGGTGGAGCCGTTGATGATGATATGGCTAATGTAATTGTTGCTCAGCTTCTATACCTTGATGCGGTTGACCCAAACAAGGTTGGTTTTTGTTTATTGCTAAGAAATTTGAAACAAGTTCAAATGAGAAATAGATGTGTTATTGATTATATCTTAAGTTGATGGTCTGATAAGAAATGTCTCACTTATGCTTATTGCTGAGTGGCTGAGTGCTTACTTAAGTAGCTGTATTACTATGCTATCCTTACTTGAAGGCTTTCTACTTGGAAACTGGATTACATTTGAAATCAGAACAGTTCTGTTAGGACTCATCATGACTGCCTCCTTGTGATTAATTGCGTAAGCTTTTTCTTGGCCCAACTAAATTTAAGCAAGTTGTCATTACCCATGAAGTTACTCCGAGAAGCTTCTTAAAATTGAACGTAGATAACATTAACTTGTATtcatacccccccccccccacccaccCACACACTATATTTAGAAAATGTACACTCCGTGTAggcatatacgaagtatttgtcTATTACACTTTGTTTGGATAGCAAGATGGAAGGAAGGGGGAGAGAAAAGAAAGGGAGGGGGGAAGGTGGAGCTCAATTCCCCGTCCAAATCTCTCCAACTTCGCAGGGATGGTTTATATTAAAGAGGGAAGGAAAATGAATTGCTCCCTCTCTCTCCCCCTCATTCCCCCAACCCTTTACTCAAGCATGTGAACTTGTTCTCCTTCCTTTCCTTCTCTCCTTTTCTCTCTATTTCTTCTTTTCCAAACAACGTGTTAATGTGAATGTGTCATTTACGTCATTTTAAGCTTATTAGTTACTTGAACCGCTAGGTTTTCCCACGTCATTTTAAGCATATCAGCTACTTGAACCGCTAGGTTTTCCTGATACTT encodes:
- the LOC110796722 gene encoding ATP-dependent Clp protease proteolytic subunit 5, chloroplastic translates to MAHSYVALQPSSTTPRLNASIFDHHSSSRSFDSHFLSLPFKPLSTRVLKSSNSSEKIRRSSTVKAVYSDGFGTPRRNERGGIWSIRDDLLVPSSPFVPAYAGQGPPPMVQERFQSVITQLFQYRIIRCGGAVDDDMANVIVAQLLYLDAVDPNKDIVMYVNSPGGSVTAGMAIFDTMRHIRPDVSTVCVGLAASMGAFLLSAGTKGKRYSLPNSRIMIHQPLGGAQGGQTDIDIQANEMLHHKANLNGYLAYHTGQSLAKINQDTDRDFFMSAKEAKEYGLIDGVIMNPLKALQPLAAATADLAS
- the LOC110796744 gene encoding sugar carrier protein C-like isoform X1, with amino-acid sequence MAGGIIVDSGKVGKDYPGKLTGYVFLSCLLAAAGGLIFGYDIGISGGVTSMPMFLEKFFPSVYRQQMADSGTNQYCKFNSVKLTMFTSSLYLAALVASIVASTVTRKWGRKRSMFAGGLLFLVGAVVNAAAQNVAMLIIGRILLGFGIGFANQSVPVFLSEMAPYKHRGALNMMFQLTITIGILIANLLNYVFVKVDHIGWRLSLGGAMVPALIILVGSLILPETPNSLIERGKPDEAKKQLLKIRGVDNVDAEFQDLVTASETSMKVEDPWRSLLRNRQYRPPLIFAVAIPMFQQLTGINVIMFYAPVLFQTIGFANDASLMSAVITGGVNVVATLVSIYGVDKWGRRSLFLQGGIQMLVLQILVASFIGWKFGVTGDATNLPEWYAIVVVLFICIYVAGFAWSWGPLGWLVPSEIFPLEVRSAAQSINVSVNMIFTFIIAQAFLPMLCALKFGLFIFFAFFVVIMTIFIYFLLPETKNVPIEEMTLVWKNHKFWGHFIPEDVVTPEMPVLKA